One Capsicum annuum cultivar UCD-10X-F1 chromosome 2, UCD10Xv1.1, whole genome shotgun sequence genomic window carries:
- the LOC107858423 gene encoding probable cinnamyl alcohol dehydrogenase 6, with protein sequence MAQTAPNHTQTVYGWAAHDSSGKITPFIFKRRENGENDVTIEILYCGMCHTDVHHVKDDWGITVYPVVPGHEITGIITKVGSNVRKFQIGDKVGVGCLAATCLKCEYCENSQENYCDQVQFTYNGIFWDGSITYGGYSKMLVADHRYVVRIPDNMAMDRAAPLLCAGITVYTPLKDNNLVDTKGKKIGVIGLGGLGHVAVKFGKAFGHHVTVISTSPSKEQEAKETLGADDFILSTNPKRMQAKKRTLDFILDTVSAKHSLGSYLELLKVNGTLVIVGAPHKPIDLPAFPMIFGKRIVKGSMIGSIEETQEMMDLCGKHNILSDIEIITTDQINEGLDRLVNNDVKYRFVIDIAGGQSSQL encoded by the exons ATGGCTCAAACAGCACCTAATCACACGCAAACTGTTTATGGTTGGGCAGCTCATGATTCTTCTGGAAAAATCACACCTTTTATCTTCAAGAGAAG AGAAAATGGTGAGAATGATGTGACCATTGAGATCTTGTATTGTGGGATGTGTCATACGGATGTTCATCATGTCAAGGATGATTGGGGCATTACGGTGTACCCTGTTGTGCCTGG GCATGAAATTACTGGCATTATAACAAAGGTGGGAAGCAATGTGAGGAAATTCCAGATAGGGGACAAAGTAGGGGTAGGTTGCTTAGCGGCAACATGTTTGAAGTGCGAATATTGCGAGAACTCTCAAGAGAACTATTGTGATCAAGTCCAATTCACTTACAATGGCATCTTTTGGGATGGCAGCATCACTTATGGTGGCTACTCTAAAATGCTTGTGGCTGATCATAG GTACGTGGTACGCATACCAGATAACATGGCAATGGATAGAGCAGCCCCATTGTTGTGTGCAGGAATAACAGTATATACTCCTTTGAAAGACAATAACTTGGTGGatacaaaaggtaaaaaaataggAGTGATAGGTCTTGGTGGACTTGGGCATGTGGCCGTGAAATTTGGGAAAGCATTTGGACATCATGTTACTGTCATTAGCACCTCTCCATCCAAAGAACAAGAAGCCAAAGAAACCTTAGGTGCTGATGATTTTATATTAAGCACTAATCCCAAACGAATGCAG GCAAAGAAAAGGACACTAGACTTCATTTTGGATACAGTGTCAGCCAAACACTCACTTGGGAGTTACTTAGAGCTGCTAAAAGTAAATGGAACTCTAGTGATTGTTGGAGCACCACATAAGCCTATTGATTTGCCCGCTTTCCCAATGATTTTTGGGAAGAGAATAGTGAAAGGAAGTATGATAGGAAGCATAGAAGAGACGCAAGAAATGATGGACTTATGTGGGAAACATAACATTTTGAGTGACATTGAGATTATCACTACTGATCAAATTAATGAAGGACTTGATAGGCTCGTAAACAATGATGTTAAGTACCGCTTTGTCATCGACATTGCTGGCGGTCAATCTTCTCAACTTTAA